One Bythopirellula goksoeyrii genomic window, CAGCGGCGGTACTCACCAAGAGACCCTGATCAAACAATTGAGCTACTGCCTGCTGTAGGGCAGCATGCGTAATTGTGCGAGGGGCAAACTTCGCTTCAAAGCATTTCTGTAGGTCTGCCAGGGAATTTTCCTTGCGGAGTTCGTCGAAAAGAAACATCTCCGCAGCAGAAAGCTGAAAGACCTCCAGCGTAAGCGGATCCTTCAAAACAAAACTCTCTTGGCCTCCATACGACACCGCGACCGGAGCGATGTCCCCCCGGGAGCGCAGCCCCAAAAGACGGTTTGCGGTCGCCAAAAGATAGTCAGTGGGATTGGACATTAGTAGCGAATCTCTTTGATAGCCCTCGGAGTCAAGCCGATGGTTCTCACGGTATCGAACTACCGCTGCCTTCCGGCGACGGCTATTATTTTTCTATTTCTAAGGTCCCCTGTTGTCCGGCGCGAATTTCTCCAGACGGATTGTCAATTTCCGCCCAAACTCGCACCTGGCGGGTCACAGGGTCCATCTCGGGGCTTACGAACCGCAAGGTGCCTCGTGCGGTGGTTGCTTGATCCCCCTCGCCACAATGAAAAATGATTTCTTTGCCAACGAGGTTTTCAGTCAATAAGTCAACATCTAAAAAGCCCTCAGCACGCAATTTATCGATTGCGACAAGCCGAACCACTGGTGCGCCCAATTCAACCCACTCGCCTCGACGAGCCCAGATCAAAGCCACGGTCCCCGCAAAGGGCGCCTGCACTTCATGCTGGGCTAGCCTCAATTTGGCTTCGGCCACTTCTTGTTGCTTGAGTTTCCACGCAAACTGGTCGAGTTCCAACTCATGCTCGGCTTGGGCAGCTTCGAGCGAGAGTTTCTCAACGGTGAGCCTTTCTACATCAAGTTGCGATTGAGAAATACTTTTGGCAAACTGTGAGATCGATTCCTGGGAGCGTTCTAACTCAGCCTGGGCGACCGCGAGCGATTTCTCGGCGAATTTCACGCGGATGCGATTGGTTGCCTTGGCCTCGGCTTGGGCACTTTCCAGATCCGCCTTGGCTACATCCAGTTTTGCTTGACGACTGTCCAGTCGGGCAAGCGTTTCCCCTTCGGAAACCACGGCCCCTTCTTTCACTACGATTTCTTTTAACACACCTGTTTGTTGGGCGGGGACCTCAGCCGCATCCAGGGGGCTCAAAACCACTTCGACAATGAGTGGTTCGCCCTGCACAGTCACAGGAACTGATGCCGCAATACTGAACAGACAGAATAGTAGTCTCTGATATGTCAAAGCATCGCACCTTTCAATTAGAAAGCCATCCAGCTGTAGAGATTGTCCCAGACATCGTGCAGCCATACGTAGCCCAGTGATTCCTTGCCACATAACAGGCGTACCTTGGCTTCCATCCCGGGTCGCGCCGCGGGGAGCTTCTCCTCATTCACGGCAATATCCACTTGAATGTCGGGCAATTCTTCGGCGAGCTTCTCTGGATCAAACACCGCAATTTCACATATCTCGGCAACGTGGCCCCGGTAGACCTCGTCAGAGTCGCCAGCGAGTTTGAAACGAACAGGCAGAGGAACATCGGTCCGACCTTCCGCGGCAAGTACATACCCTATCTGATCCTGCGGCACGCGGGCCTTGAGTTGCCAGCCTGAGTGAGTATCTGCCACGGTGAACAGCACCTGCCCTCGTTCAACTGGCCGCGTGCGGAGCAAGTGCTGTAC contains:
- a CDS encoding efflux RND transporter periplasmic adaptor subunit produces the protein MTYQRLLFCLFSIAASVPVTVQGEPLIVEVVLSPLDAAEVPAQQTGVLKEIVVKEGAVVSEGETLARLDSRQAKLDVAKADLESAQAEAKATNRIRVKFAEKSLAVAQAELERSQESISQFAKSISQSQLDVERLTVEKLSLEAAQAEHELELDQFAWKLKQQEVAEAKLRLAQHEVQAPFAGTVALIWARRGEWVELGAPVVRLVAIDKLRAEGFLDVDLLTENLVGKEIIFHCGEGDQATTARGTLRFVSPEMDPVTRQVRVWAEIDNPSGEIRAGQQGTLEIEK